The Aedes albopictus strain Foshan chromosome 2, AalbF5, whole genome shotgun sequence region CGAAACTAGTGTTGCTTTGCTTTTTCTTTTCAGGAGAGTGACGTTTTGGTTATCGGCGGTGTCTCTCTTCCTTGCTTTCGGCTTTTCTCCCTTTTCTCGACTCAAGCGCGAATGACAAACACAAAACGGAAATCGAAGAAAACAACATTTTTGTGCAGGGGATAGGATTGGAAACTTGCACAAAAGATGCCAGCACGCTTCATGATGTCTACTCAAAAGTGAGTATTTAAATAACTCTGATTTAGCAAACGCATATCGAGCGCTATGAGTCATTTAGGTCGAAGGACGGCCTACACCGTGGGTCGAAGGTTATACCTCGGGTTTTACTACCATTAGCGAAgcaagctttttcttttttcttcctcactctcctaaacatacaggaaaatgagcgagatgaaagaggaggcaagctgcccccttttctatctctttttttttcgtgcatgtttaggagagtgagtaagaaaaaagaaaatgctggctccgccaatgtttACTACCCCGATTACTAACTTAAACCCTTCGTAGCTAGGGCagtatccatttattacgtaacgctaaaatcgacaactttcgacccccctcctccccccgtaacgcttttttgtatgaaaacccaaaattttttgtatgaaccaTAACGCTcagccatactcccccctccccctagggcgttacgtaatttgtgaacggtGCCTAGAGGGAAGGCTGGATTTTTGAAGATGATttccaattttattaaaaaataccaaaaataaaattaattagaaaataacaattgttttttttttaatttggttatacattataaattctgcattaacatgtctaaagggtctaactcgttttgtaaacaaacattgtttctgtcgctgtagggtctatctcgatccacccacgcatttgggggccgttatcagaaagatctatcttcgttctttctgataacggcccccagatgcgtttCATGAcaaacagaaacaatgtttgtttacaaaacgagttagaccctttagacatgttaatcaAGGGGACgacaacctattttttcactatggagtttgacaggttggattgtgcccaggcatggaaataatcgttcacaattcattcaTTTCGAGCTCTCTCGCAAACATTCTCGCGGAACGAAACACAATCCCAGCAAGCCTGTGCATAGTGTGTTACGCACTCAGGCGAATGAAGGGGATAAAGCAAATACACGAAAATTATGGCAGCGTTCATCGTTGTTCACGTTCACCCGTTGAATCATTCGGTACGGGACTGCAATCGCAAGGCGAAAGTCTCGAAAGGATCACACGTGAATGCATTCCTTCAATCGCGGCGATTCTTTCGTTTCGTTCGTCGTACTTCTGCTGATGCTGATGGTGCTAGTTTTTTCTATCCCATTTGTTGGGGGCGTTGGGGGTACTGATCAATTGCGTGTTTTAACTTCAGTTTCGAGGCTAATTAGGAAATCATCTAGTATCGATGGTAAATATGAAAGGATCTATAGATTTCCATGTAATTTGAAATCAGGCAGTTTTACTAGTGCATGGGGACAACATCGCCAAACGtacattaatatttattaggaAAGATGGGCTAATTATCTGATTCATTTACTTTACGTTCGCCTGTTTTATTACAGTTAAATTGTAATTTGGAACATGTGTAAAATTTTGAGTCTGCTTTACCTCCCCATCTAGCAATAAATTAAGAAAACGCACGAAACCCGCAAAATAATATTGTCATAACAATCACGCGAATGCAATCTTTCATTCGCACTGAATCTAAAATTTGATTCGTGTGTGAACGTTCGCGTAAAGATTCATTGAATCACGGCCCACCCGAAGAACCACGATCGGCATGATTGAATTTCTTTGGTGCCATTCTCTTTATGCAATCTTTCTTTCTGCCGTTCATTTGTATTGAGACTCGGTGGGGTTCATTGGAACGGTTCGATCCAACCGTGAGCGAACGAtacaaagcaatcaaaacaaagaacGCAATTGGCAAGATGAATCTGAGTGAATGAATTTTCCCGTGCctgattgtgcctccttacgtgtagtataaatttatgctccagccaaaatatttaccaacacagtcgtgaaatttgaatatttacctttttacgagggatattggtgcaaaacgcttgcatcacattagatctcataaaagtgttgatcatgaaaaagcggcatattTGATATTTCCTATTTAAGAGTGTCAATGTTTAGgcaaagttcctacagagagtgggaaTTATTTGTGAAAAGACACtcaacacctcttttcgcaaacattgttcgccaaagtgcgtttttccttattttctcccgctgctgtatagagtgaatgttggtattagtgagctccggttgcgcatgataagcgacAACAAAATCAAATCACCATAGCACCCCCGTGATGTTAATGCAGAATTCTAAAATTatgcacggagaaatcaaactacctaatttttgggtcgattttactcaaagcggagtatatcgaataaactagttacccaaaattaggttgttttccctctttctcccaccgatgttgtcaaaaacaaacagagatgcatctacccaatgggggtccttgagcccaataagccaattttgagtaaatgtaggtatactcaaatttgggttgaatgagggggggtcttgggttgaatttacctactcttaggtatatttttttgctgcaggtaaaggcaatttacctagtgtgagtttaatcgatttactcaaattttgcttattgggcggaactaagggattgcgtcaaaagaactcaattttgagtagtttggcggttccgtgtgtatttaaaaaaaaacaatccaattTAAATTAAAGCTTATCATATTATTGATCAAAAAAAGTTTACTGTGCTGCGTGGGCGTGTAGATTCCTATCCCTTTCTTTGTAGTCTTTTCGTGAAGAAACGTGAGCCatcgcacaatggtccgaatccacgttttagcaggaaaaaaatccgtatctctgtttttgttaattttaggcatttggtgtcttcagagaagttgtttgcatttgtttgctgcatcttttccaaaaaaaattgattagggtggtccgcgtcttaactcaaatctggaatagaacttttaaatttcaggtcatacgcgatcgagttcatcagcaaagttgtaggcaatgctattttgagcaactttgccgaatacgccgtttatctagctcttaatttgaacatagtaggtcaatttaaagttttgacttagggtgagccatccaaaaacggttttttcgcaataacttttttatttgatttttttcgaagatgtgatcttcgaagcatttgaagagcaagtaatgacgcatatttgttctgaacattgcacgttgctaggtcttgtcattcaaatgttataagcaattttgacttaaaatcaacgatgtcttcaaatgatTATATGTcgaggagctggtaaaataaaaaatgttctttaagcggcatttggaaggtcacatataaagccaaacttGGAGCAagtattacaagaacgttatttttttaaattggaataaatcgacaccaaaaatccccttaaaaattgaaaaaactacttataactcatacaattttaaagatagagtcaaactgtcttcggaaaaatgtaggtttttaccatgcctacaagttttccatacacgatttttttgcaaaacgtgaaacaaaagcttgaaattgataattcgaTTCTTaagggtacatgctatgtttttctaggaaatcagaacgattttattctttaaaaacaaattatcactttcaagcttttgtttcacgttttacaaaaaagtcgtgtatgggaaacttttaggtatggtgaaaacccacattttttccgaagacagtttgactctatctttaaaattgtatgagttataagtagtttttcgatttttcaaggggattcttggagtcgatttattccaatttaaaaaataacgttcttgtaatatttgctccacatttggctttatatgtgaccttccaaatgccgcttaaagaactttttttattttaccagctccatgagatataagcatttgaagacatcgttgtttttgaatcaaaattgcccataacatttgaatgacaagacctagcaacatgcaatgttcagaacaaatatgcgtcattacttgctcttcaaatgcttcgaagatcacatcttcgaaaaaaatcaaataaaaaagttattgcgaaaaatccgtttttgggggactcaccctaagtcaaaacttaaaagtgacctactatgttcaaattaagagctagataaacggcgtattcagcaaagttgctcgaaatagcattgcctacaactttgctgaagaactcgatcgcgtaagacttaaaataaaaaaaatcttttccagatttgagttaggacgaggaccaccctaatcaaaaatttttggaaaagatgcagcaaacaaatgcaaacaacttctctaaaCACatcaaatgcctaaaattaacgaaaacagagatacggatttttttcctgctaaatcgtggattcggaccattgtgcatcgaGCCCACCGTGTAGTaaacaaaattaaattttcatccTCGGAAAGTTGAGCGAGTTTGTTTTTCGTTTTAGTTTTAAAAAATGACCACCGTAAACGATCCGGAACTGCACGCAAAAGTGAAGAAAAGTAAGTACTCGAGGCTTGGCACAAGTGctaaaaaaatatgcaattatttCCCATTCGCTTGCAGCCACGGAGAAAATTTCCGAGAACATGCACATCATCGCCAATGAACCAAGTCTGGCATTCTACCGGATACAGGAACACGTCCGCAAGGTGATACCCTTGATTGTGGATCGCAGGGCGGAGGTCTACCAGCTACAGCAAGATTTGCAAGGGAAATGCTATGACATGGAATATGCTATCCAGTACGAAGGCTTCTGATGATCAATGGTTaagcaaggttttttttttaacactgAAATATTTTCGAATTCACAGAGCAGTCAAGGACATCGAAGCGGCCGACGGATCTCTGCGGAACGTTCAGGAGGCGCTGAAGAATGCCATATTTCTCAAACAGCAACTGAAGTACTTGGAATCACGGCGGCCCAAGAAGGACGCAAATAGTTCCGTGTACAAACGACTGTCCGCTCACATCACGCTGGATTTGCCTGATCTTCCGGATATTTCCGGTGTAGTGCGGGAAACGACTAACCGCGTGGAGCACATGATGTCCCAGGCGAGGAGTTCCTCGTCAGCGAATGGAGTGGGTCCGGCGGAGCTGCAGCGATCCTACACGACACTACATTAGAAGGGGGATTTTGGGTAGACTGTTGAAGGCAAAGCACTGCTTCTGTGATTATTGTTTagttttattttgatttattttgaCTGACACTGTAGCAATATTGTTAGGACTATTAATTAAAAGTCGTAAATAAAGGTAATTAAGAATAATAAAGTTTTTCTGTTTTTTACCTAATGCCTGCGATTGATTACATATTAGAATCAGACGACATTCGGTTAAATCTGTATGGAGTTAATTCACATGGtgctctgccgtaattctgcaaagtgacgtaagcgccattcaaaatttcgatatttttggtATATTATGTTTAATATCTGGTGAAAAAATAagactgtggtattcctgctgtattagaatgcaagatctagtcgttatctatcatctatggaaggaaacttagaggatgagcgaGAATTTTATGCACAATAACCAAAAAAGGGacaaaaactatcaatgtcgcttacgtcactttgcagaattacggcagtgctgTTCTTAAACTACGTTGTCTCTCTTTTGGTCATCTCTGACCCCTCTCCATCCCGTCGTACCATAGAGAACCCCTTCTTCCCTAAcgagtctacatagtttatgaaAGGATTCTAGTAAGACCAGCACAAAAAAGATAGAGCGATAAAACGATTCGTTCTAGCGTCATCAAATGAAAACTATGGTTAAATGCtctaaatttggtcaaaacagtttaaacgctttaacTGTTTCAATTTTCTGTCGAAGTCGtcgaagaaccacttttagagctttcaaaaacacacattttcgtgcgcggagaatgttgctacgtcattccattcaaaagattttgatgattttctaaaaaaaatgcacttttttACTATTTATTtcctgagttacaaaaataacacccctctttttttttatatatgtttcataacaatatttcttctctTGAATactggcaaaagatattttttttatgtttgccgcAACCCGTAAGAACACCTTTTCAATAAACTATGATTTTCAAcgttgaaatcatcgtcatcatcaaggtcatcatcaaacatttgaaagcagttttttcgttcaaatcaatcatttctgcaacgaaaatggattcactgtattccacacgaggaatagaatacattgaatacattttcgtggtcattgttttgatttacagcgaaaaacCTGCTTTTCTA contains the following coding sequences:
- the LOC109621356 gene encoding BLOC-1-related complex subunit 8 homolog, with the protein product MTTVNDPELHAKVKKTTEKISENMHIIANEPSLAFYRIQEHVRKVIPLIVDRRAEVYQLQQDLQGKCYDMEYAIQAVKDIEAADGSLRNVQEALKNAIFLKQQLKYLESRRPKKDANSSVYKRLSAHITLDLPDLPDISGVVRETTNRVEHMMSQARSSSSANGVGPAELQRSYTTLH